The following coding sequences lie in one Mycteria americana isolate JAX WOST 10 ecotype Jacksonville Zoo and Gardens chromosome 15, USCA_MyAme_1.0, whole genome shotgun sequence genomic window:
- the RASL10B gene encoding ras-like protein family member 10B isoform X3, which produces MVATFKIAVLGAQGVGKSAIVRQFLYNEFSEVCVPTTARRVYLPAVVMNGHVHDLQIMDFPPITAFPVNTLQEWADVCCRGLRSVHAYILVYDICCFDSFEYIKTIRQQILETRVIGTSETPIIIVGNKRDLQRGRVIPRWNVSNLVKKTWKCGYIECSAKYNWHILLLFSELLKSVGCARCKHVHTTIRFQGALRRNRCTIIISQLPRKKEGYKELLSQELRRG; this is translated from the exons ATGGTGGCAACGTTCAAGATCGCCGTGCTGGGAGCCCAGGGCGTGGGCAAGAGTGCCATAGTCCGGCAGTTCCTCTACAACGAGTTCAGCGAGGTCTGCGTGCCCACCACGGCCCGCCGCGTCTACCTGCCCGCCGTTGTCATGAACGGCCACGTCCACGACCTGCAGATCATGGACTTCCCCCCCATCACCGCCTTCCCCGTCAACACCCTGCAG GAGTGGGCGGACGTGTGTTGCAGGGGGCTCCGGAGCGTCCATGCCTACATCCTGGTCTATGACATCTGTTGCTTTGACAGCTTCGAGTACATCAAAACCATCCGCCAGCAGATCCTGGAAACAAG GGTCATCGGCACTTCGGAGACGCCCATCATCATCGTGGGCAACAAGCGGGACCTGCAGCGGGGCCGGGTGATCCCGCGCTGGAACGTCTCCAACCTGGTGAAGAAGACGTGGAAGTGCGGCTACATCGAGTGCTCGGCCAAGTACAACTGGCAcatcctgctgctcttcagcGAGCTCCTGAAGAGCGTGGGCTGCGCCCGCTGCAAGCACGTCCACACCACCATCCGCTTCCAGGGTGCCCTGCGCAGGAACCGATGCACCATCAT CATTTCCCAGCTCCCAAGAAAAAAAGAGGGCTACAAAGAGCTACTTTCCCAAGAGCTCAGGAGGGGGTAG
- the RASL10B gene encoding ras-like protein family member 10B isoform X2: MVATFKIAVLGAQGVGKSAIVRQFLYNEFSEVCVPTTARRVYLPAVVMNGHVHDLQIMDFPPITAFPVNTLQLRVHQNHPPADPGNKGHRHFGDAHHHRGQQAGPAAGPGDPALERLQPGEEDVEVRLHRVLGQVQLAHPAALQRAPEERGLRPLQARPHHHPLPGCPAQEPMHHHHFPAPKKKRGLQRATFPRAQEGVGGGTRRVQAGKPGQGGPAHGQARRDQSSQEHSSSYIRPAPCPCSRP; the protein is encoded by the exons ATGGTGGCAACGTTCAAGATCGCCGTGCTGGGAGCCCAGGGCGTGGGCAAGAGTGCCATAGTCCGGCAGTTCCTCTACAACGAGTTCAGCGAGGTCTGCGTGCCCACCACGGCCCGCCGCGTCTACCTGCCCGCCGTTGTCATGAACGGCCACGTCCACGACCTGCAGATCATGGACTTCCCCCCCATCACCGCCTTCCCCGTCAACACCCTGCAG CTTCGAGTACATCAAAACCATCCGCCAGCAGATCCTGGAAACAAG GGTCATCGGCACTTCGGAGACGCCCATCATCATCGTGGGCAACAAGCGGGACCTGCAGCGGGGCCGGGTGATCCCGCGCTGGAACGTCTCCAACCTGGTGAAGAAGACGTGGAAGTGCGGCTACATCGAGTGCTCGGCCAAGTACAACTGGCAcatcctgctgctcttcagcGAGCTCCTGAAGAGCGTGGGCTGCGCCCGCTGCAAGCACGTCCACACCACCATCCGCTTCCAGGGTGCCCTGCGCAGGAACCGATGCACCATCAT CATTTCCCAGCTCCCAAGAAAAAAAGAGGGCTACAAAGAGCTACTTTCCCAAGAGCTCAGGAGGGGGTAGGCGGTGGTACCCGCCGGGTACAGGCAGGGAAACCGGGACAGGGAGGTCCGGCACACGGCCAGGCTCGCCGGGACCAGAGcagccaggagcacagcagcagctacATCCGACCCGCGCCTTGCCCCTGCTCACGCCCTTAG
- the RASL10B gene encoding ras-like protein family member 10B isoform X4 has product MVATFKIAVLGAQGVGKSAIVRQFLYNEFSEVCVPTTARRVYLPAVVMNGHVHDLQIMDFPPITAFPVNTLQEWADVCCRGLRSVHAYILVYDICCFDSFEYIKTIRQQILETRVIGTSETPIIIVGNKRDLQRGRVIPRWNVSNLVKKTWKCGYIECSAKYNWHILLLFSELLKSVGCARCKHVHTTIRFQGALRRNRCTIM; this is encoded by the exons ATGGTGGCAACGTTCAAGATCGCCGTGCTGGGAGCCCAGGGCGTGGGCAAGAGTGCCATAGTCCGGCAGTTCCTCTACAACGAGTTCAGCGAGGTCTGCGTGCCCACCACGGCCCGCCGCGTCTACCTGCCCGCCGTTGTCATGAACGGCCACGTCCACGACCTGCAGATCATGGACTTCCCCCCCATCACCGCCTTCCCCGTCAACACCCTGCAG GAGTGGGCGGACGTGTGTTGCAGGGGGCTCCGGAGCGTCCATGCCTACATCCTGGTCTATGACATCTGTTGCTTTGACAGCTTCGAGTACATCAAAACCATCCGCCAGCAGATCCTGGAAACAAG GGTCATCGGCACTTCGGAGACGCCCATCATCATCGTGGGCAACAAGCGGGACCTGCAGCGGGGCCGGGTGATCCCGCGCTGGAACGTCTCCAACCTGGTGAAGAAGACGTGGAAGTGCGGCTACATCGAGTGCTCGGCCAAGTACAACTGGCAcatcctgctgctcttcagcGAGCTCCTGAAGAGCGTGGGCTGCGCCCGCTGCAAGCACGTCCACACCACCATCCGCTTCCAGGGTGCCCTGCGCAGGAACCGATGCACCATCATGTga
- the RASL10B gene encoding ras-like protein family member 10B isoform X1 yields the protein MVATFKIAVLGAQGVGKSAIVRQFLYNEFSEVCVPTTARRVYLPAVVMNGHVHDLQIMDFPPITAFPVNTLQLRVHQNHPPADPGNKGHRHFGDAHHHRGQQAGPAAGPGDPALERLQPGEEDVEVRLHRVLGQVQLAHPAALQRAPEERGLRPLQARPHHHPLPGCPAQEPMHHHVSPPLPQRTPPAMPPRPPVLGDRGSPASAGVAALGRGDAVVGAVPETPRGSLPHRRWHPVVTFGDSAPWVLLGRVMWWPPAGRSGWAAGLPGGSKG from the exons ATGGTGGCAACGTTCAAGATCGCCGTGCTGGGAGCCCAGGGCGTGGGCAAGAGTGCCATAGTCCGGCAGTTCCTCTACAACGAGTTCAGCGAGGTCTGCGTGCCCACCACGGCCCGCCGCGTCTACCTGCCCGCCGTTGTCATGAACGGCCACGTCCACGACCTGCAGATCATGGACTTCCCCCCCATCACCGCCTTCCCCGTCAACACCCTGCAG CTTCGAGTACATCAAAACCATCCGCCAGCAGATCCTGGAAACAAG GGTCATCGGCACTTCGGAGACGCCCATCATCATCGTGGGCAACAAGCGGGACCTGCAGCGGGGCCGGGTGATCCCGCGCTGGAACGTCTCCAACCTGGTGAAGAAGACGTGGAAGTGCGGCTACATCGAGTGCTCGGCCAAGTACAACTGGCAcatcctgctgctcttcagcGAGCTCCTGAAGAGCGTGGGCTGCGCCCGCTGCAAGCACGTCCACACCACCATCCGCTTCCAGGGTGCCCTGCGCAGGAACCGATGCACCATCATGTgagcccccccctgccccaacgGACCCCCCCGGCCATGCCCCCGCGGCCACCCGTCCTCGGGGACCGCGGCTCCCCGGCGAGCGCTGGCGTCGCTGCTCTCGGCAGGGGTGATGCCGTGGTGGGAGCTGTGCCGGAGACACCTCGGGGTTCGCTTCCCCACCGGCGCTGGCACCCTGTGGTGACATTTGGGGACAGTGCAccttgggtgctgctgggcagggtgaTGTGGTGGCCGCCGGCGGGTCGGAGCGGGTGGGCAGCCGGGCTGCCTGGAGGTAGCAAGGGGTGA